The sequence below is a genomic window from Xiphophorus maculatus strain JP 163 A chromosome 10, X_maculatus-5.0-male, whole genome shotgun sequence.
TTCATGGACATGGAAGATGACAGAGCTACTTCTGATCATAGTGATCAAATTATGACAGAGAAATCGGACACAATCACGATTGAGGAACTCTCCAGCAAGAGCGGAAATTCTGCCCAGAGTTCAAGGCAAAACTCAATTAAGGCAGCCTTGGAGGTAACTCAGGATGTTACTTTGGAAAACAGCAAGTCTTCATCTGAATCCAGTGGACAAAAAGTGGAGAAATCTCAAAATCCAGTCGATAGCACTCAAGTTATTAATGTTACTCGTGATCTATGCTCCTCTTATGATGTCTCTAACAGTGTCGACATCTCTTCCTCTGGCACAGAAAGATCAACCTATGAGGTTTGTCCTGAACCCAGAGGAAACCCTGATTGCATAGAGGTTGAGATGGTCACTAAGGAGTCGCAACAGAGCCCAGAATCAGAGACTGGTGGACAAAAACTAGAGATGTATCAGAGTTCAGACACACTCTGTATCCAAGCTATTAATATTACTCAAGAAAACCCCCCCGGCTGTGACACGTCTGTACAGACTGCACGCTTGCCTGCTGACATGGACAAATCCTCCCCCGAGTTGGAATCTGAACCCAAAGAAAAACTTGAAGAGCTGCCAACAAGCTGTGACACCGAGTCAACCAACAAGGAGTCGCAACAAACCCTGAAACCAGACGTGTCTGCCAACGGTACATTTGCACTTGAGCAGCCCTCTATACAGACCATTTCCATCGTCAATAACGAGACTCTAGATCTTCCACCAACCAACGTAAGCTATGCAAAAGATGTCAAGGAAAGCGGAGATCAGCAAACTTCTGTCGACTCTAAAACTGAAGCTTCCTTTGTTGTGCATCAGAGCAGCTCTGATGCAAAGGAAACCACATTTGCCGTAGGGCAGAATGCCACTGTAGATGGAGATCCTCTTCAAAAATCTAAACTCCATATCGGTTCCGCCATGGAGAAAACTCCTGCTCCACTTGGTCAGTGGAACGGCTCATTTGATTATAAGCTTCCCTCACAACTAAACGGCACGATAACTTTGGCAGAAATTAGCTCGAATGACAGTCATCAAATTGCCTTGGGCAGCTCCTCCACTTCCAAAGCAAGAAATGCAACAATTACCCTTAAAGATGGCTGTTCTGAAAACAACTCATCAAAACTCCAAACAAATgaagctgcagaaccagaaaccAAGAAGGATGGAAGcccaaacatgacatttgaagctgcagaaccagaaaccAAGAAGGACGGAAGcccaaacatgacatttgaagctgcagaaccagaaaccAAGAAGGACAGAAGcccaaacatgacatttgaagctgcagaaccagaaaccAAGAAGGACAGAAGcccaaacatgacatttgaagctgcagaaccagaaaccAAGAAGGACGGAAGcccaaacatgacatttgaagCTGCAGTACCAGAAACCAAGAAGGACGGAAGcccaaacatgacatttgaagctgcagaaccagaaaccAAGAAGGACGGAAGcccaaacatgacatttgaagctgcagaaccagaaaccAAGAAGGACGGAAGcccaaacatgacatttgaagctgcagaaccagaaaccAAGAAGGACGGAAGcccaaacatgacatttgaagCTGCAGTACCAGAAACCAAGAAGGACGGAAGcccaaacatgacatttgaagCTGCAGAACCAGGAACCAAGAAGGACGGAAGcccaaacatgacatttgaaacTCCTCTACAGCCAGCCAATGTGTCCATATATCTTTCACAATCAGGTCTTTCTGATTTTGATGAGAGTTTGGTTTTAAAACCTCAGTGCTTGGCGTCTTCTACACCAATGGTGAGCATTAAAATGTGCACCTTAGAGACAAAGAGAGAGCCAGGCCACATCCTAGCAGCGCAGAAAAACCTTTATGGCAAAACACCTATTGAACCATCAATCACCATCAAACCGTCAAACATTATTGGTGATCGTAAAACATTCTTCAAGCAGCCCACAGTTAAAAACCTTTATCCTTCCTCCAAAAttgcctctgagttgttgaaaCGTAATCCACCAGCGGCGGCAACAGGCCTGCTGGTGAAACGACAGAGACCAGACGGGGAGGCTGCGAAAAGTTCTGCTGCTCCAAAGGAACAGGAGGTAAAAACATTGGGTGCCGCTGAATTTGTAAAACAATTGCGTTGCttttgatttgatcattttactCAACTTTATGGATGTATCTTTATATGTCTGTGATCCTTTGTATtccagaaaaactcaaattcgTACAACCTGCGATCTTTAGGTGAGCAGTGATGCttcttgttttcagaaattCTTCTGcagattgaaatattttattcaaccaACATCTGGTTTGCATTTGCTTTTACCCCCCTATTCTTATACATTTACAATAATGCATTGTCTTCTAAAGCGGTCTGTCATTGCCCTAAAagattttgctggatgataaattttcctagaaattattgcgataagcCAAAAATGTTGTAGTtgtgagaccatttttaagtaaaatcatGTAAATTCGCCTTCTCAAAGACtaataagcttttattttgtgtgggACACTTCACATtggaactgaaagacattttaaatgccacaaataaaatacaacaaccaaaaacaatgaataaaaatgaaattaaaaaacacacacacaaccaaaaccttaaataaaatggattatgatgtcTGTGTAAACAatattgcccttcaaaaaatatgtatcagaatggaaattagcaagtttgttttaagttatcAAGCGATT
It includes:
- the LOC111609926 gene encoding uncharacterized protein LOC111609926 → MTFEAAEPETKKDGSPNMTFEAAVPETKKDGSPNMTFEAAEPGTKKDGSPNMTFETPLQPANVSIYLSQSGLSDFDESLVLKPQCLASSTPMVSIKMCTLETKREPGHILAAQKNLYGKTPIEPSITIKPSNIIGDRKTFFKQPTVKNLYPSSKIASELLKRNPPAAATGLLVKRQRPDGEAAKSSAAPKEQEKNSNSYNLRSLASKLLPPSGLQRPQVSGIPVGLPRATPSLRAAPCSSTEKPSGPAAANSVTKMAPGKRHPLAKGDVLPVSKRKKTDASTTEAPVSIGAASGVKTGKQPTAGHRSALDKSSRTDAAAAKTAASYDVIGRGRGLKQPAANPRANHVKPQSQGCTKCEHLSQEIERLKEVLRKHKIPLTG
- the LOC111609902 gene encoding muscle M-line assembly protein unc-89-like, whose protein sequence is MANTTTTQASYITVDAQADECLENVPPRDPKAVDSSKLENAENFTLQLEEDGADAFISSTPASKNKTSDFQAKSLLSGVQSALTPVLKDLNIWNKSASPELFKLQNSPNPAVPSNFHAANCQKSTGDSRTQKIGEDISMINDECLPEVTLSDLTSDSMLYLTMNDSVFPERQHATPQLYSKKTNTSDHQNSFCAKVDDSVQSAISFRGICNEYLQDITLLEVTRASPVGDMSFMDMEDDRATSDHSDQIMTEKSDTITIEELSSKSGNSAQSSRQNSIKAALEVTQDVTLENSKSSSESSGQKVEKSQNPVDSTQVINVTRDLCSSYDVSNSVDISSSGTERSTYEVCPEPRGNPDCIEVEMVTKESQQSPESETGGQKLEMYQSSDTLCIQAINITQENPPGCDTSVQTARLPADMDKSSPELESEPKEKLEELPTSCDTESTNKESQQTLKPDVSANGTFALEQPSIQTISIVNNETLDLPPTNVSYAKDVKESGDQQTSVDSKTEASFVVHQSSSDAKETTFAVGQNATVDGDPLQKSKLHIGSAMEKTPAPLGQWNGSFDYKLPSQLNGTITLAEISSNDSHQIALGSSSTSKARNATITLKDGCSENNSSKLQTNEAAEPETKKDGSPNMTFEAAEPETKKDGSPNMTFEAAEPETKKDRSPNMTFEAAEPETKKDRSPNMTFEAAEPETKKDGSPNMTFEAALQNQKPRRTEAQT